The following are from one region of the Isoalcanivorax indicus genome:
- a CDS encoding CDGSH iron-sulfur domain-containing protein: MSQIRYPLPMEVEKDKTYHWCACGRSARQPFCDGSHMGTGITPVAYTAPRDKIVYFCGCKQTREAPLCDGTHKTL, encoded by the coding sequence ATGAGCCAGATTCGCTACCCGCTACCCATGGAAGTGGAAAAGGACAAGACCTATCACTGGTGCGCCTGCGGACGCAGTGCGCGGCAACCGTTCTGCGACGGCAGCCACATGGGCACCGGCATCACTCCGGTGGCCTACACCGCCCCCCGGGACAAGATCGTCTATTTCTGTGGCTGCAAGCAGACCCGCGAGGCGCCCCTGTGCGAC